Proteins from a genomic interval of Solea senegalensis isolate Sse05_10M unplaced genomic scaffold, IFAPA_SoseM_1 scf7180000012540, whole genome shotgun sequence:
- the LOC122759875 gene encoding capping protein, Arp2/3 and myosin-I linker protein 3-like produces the protein RGADRASKEITACGFVSVNKDITESIKKIVDKSSIKFVCGIKLDNKNGKTEDRILVLTTWRLYFLAAKIPAKTESTFNFLEIRALNSQPEHQVVIDTDKSSYSLRFESRKHVNHVVSHINFALSRIFNNSIFAPSICHSDSDLSEGSRKYSPSSETSVETQRACGGFSETYAALCDYNGISCKEEVQWDVDTIYHSQDNREFNLLDFSHLESRDLAVIVASMAYNTWFTKLYCKDLRIGSEVTEQVLHTVSKSSSLEELTLENAGLKSDFPQKMSAALSENPGSVIHSLNLAHNSLDNQGVSNLIQQMCRLSKGLRLLNLSKTSLTSKGLVSLSQALRSSDEYSNSLLHLDLSKNPGVLSGEDASNLFLFLSQPNCLVHLDLSGTDCSVDSLFGALLRGCCADLSFLNLSKNSFSHRKVKDTLPLFRQFFSSAFSLTHVNMASMKLPPDVLRALLAGLTSNPHINDLHLDISGCELRAAGAAVIQELFPRVSSIGTLDISDNGFDADLIIVLPALSRHLSLKHLHLGKNFNIKHRVLDEVLQKLVQLIQEEECALQTLSLTDSRLRSRGTILVNALGSNTCLRKVDLSGNNMDDIGAKMLSKALQINTTLRSVSWDRNNTSAAGFLDVARALEHNFTLQYMPLPLSDISQAHRSAPERTEQALAKIQRALVRNNQTQRFSQRQALRLHQGLVTSTAEQVMERLCVRVQQQVCVLRGVGEMEEIQAAKQVLKEARNSRALYPSLCELAHVLSVDGPVRQRLDCLAGELAKAADKELQVIVDSMVSLCRELCPLSSSAAERLSPPLSSVSERVSIPRSAIRAALMERAAQDIHRALEEVKLSVVSYLTNSIVDQILQELYATHKTLTRQVSHVKRWEGMCEDGTGWRFNRHRDSLDITDEELSTSIDTIAIKKRSSRTRRIRPVSTRLSLCDDSSSSPPPSVPSYSSPLSRSASWEGLSELPTQGLPLHHVTRVRPRPPRRHKGGHISNEMHCSENGGISPLDDGLPDFYTKRVLPDSQLSSLHKAHSLRRKKRRNMLAIFGFRKNRNQTLSSQGPPESEAEIYGDGCHTVATAPTGTATENVYTLLQPPRSAARAGSPGEGPDGKTNDHQGKNTLLLSPPPVPGIPHPGVGGNKHPFYSPREKVEGDVVFDQPLETDKYWVDDKQRTSEVMQADKQWQGDPQRVTDKYWTDRHLDRQWTVDRHTQRQIDRKIERQWMGGRQIDRSWSESRQMDIPLDNQWTESRPQSRKSDRQVQALHLTQRPLPPYPSDRTPSPKQETDHLKSTEASAADWQQDTLADRHTCPDTDGGFTEGWRSSPGGAGGSGGGGGGGRAAPSASKPDPPPQSSKPNLSKLRQRHRLESSDALPVLPGTEEEGDTERVLGKMDKKEREKGRDLEIHPPPIPEKPKTSSYVTFPKESANERNLPPPPVPPPIFKPVHGLPDRAASQGEEGLRPQAPVKPQRNRKAMSCDTGTDRESPNNVEKPPNRKPPMKKPRLPQNRNKSLDLSDSINSAPGHSDLL, from the exons agaggagcagacagGGCTTCTAAAGAGATCACTGCCTGTGGTTTCGTCAGTGTGAATAAGGATATCACAG AAAGCATCAAGAAGATCGTTGATAAATCGTCGATCAAGTTCGTCTGTGGCATAAAGCTTGACAACAAAAATGGCAAAACAGAGGATAGAATACTG GTCCTCACAACATGGCGTCTTTATTTCCTGGCAGCAAAGATTCCCGCTAAG ACAGAATCCACATTCAACTTCTTGGAGATCCGGGCTTTGAATTCCCAGCCTGAACACCAG GTTGTCATCGACACTGACAAGTCTAGCTACTCCCTGAGGTTCGAGTCACGCAAGCATGTCAATCATGTGGTCAGCCATATTAATTTTGCCCTCTCTCGGATATTCAACAACTCCATTTTTGC CCCTTCCATATGTCACTCTGACAGTGACCTTTCAGAAGGTAGCAGGAAGTATTCGCCCAGCTCAGAGACTTCAGTGGAAACCCAGAGAGCCTGTG GAGGTTTCTCTGAGACCTATGCTGCTCTGTGCGACTATAATGGCATCAGCTGCAAGGAGGAAGTGCAGTGG GATGTGGATACTATCTATCACTCCCAGGACAACAGAGAGTTTAACCTCCTGGACTTTAGCCACCTGGAGAGCAG GGATTTGGCTGTGATTGTTGCATCAATGGCGTACAACACCTGGTTTACTAAACTGTACTGCAAAGACCTGCGCATT GGGTCGGAGGTCACAGAGCAGGTCCTGCATACGGTCAGCAAATCCTCAAGCCTGGAGGAGCTCACTCTCGAGAACGCCGGACTGAAATC AGACTTCCCGCAGAAGATGTCAGCTGCTCTGTCTGAGAACCCAGGCTCTGTCATCCACTCACTCAACTTGGCGCACAACTCACTGGACAACCAAG GTGTGTCCAACCTAATACAGCAGATGTGTCGCCTCAGTAAGGGACTCCGTCTGCTCAACCTCTCGAAGACGTCGCTCACCTCCAAAG gtctggtgtctctctctcaggctTTGCGCTCCAGTGATGAATACTCCAACTCTCTCCTGCACCTGGACTTGAGCAAGAACCCTGGTGTTCTCTCAGGGGAGGATGCCTCG aACTTATTTCTCTTCTTGTCTCAGCCAAACTGCTTGGTCCACTTGGATCTGTCAGGCACAGATTGCTCTGTAGACTCA CTTTTTGGGGCTCTTCTGAGGGGgtgttgtgctgatctctcCTTTCTGAATCTTTCCAAAAATTCCTTCTCCCACAG GAAAGTGAAGGACACGCTGCCGCTGTTCCGTCAGTTCTTCAGCTCGGCCTTCAGCCTCACTCATGTCAACATGGCCTCTATGAAGCTGCCCCCTGATGTTCTGAG GGCTCTCCTCGCAGGGTTAACCTCCAATCCTCATATCAATGACCTTCATCTGGACATCAGTGGCTGTGAG ctgagAGCTGCAGGGGCTGCTGTAATCCAGGAACTCTTCCCAAGAGTCTCCTCTATTGGCACTCTGGATATCTCAGACAACG gTTTTGATGCAGACTTGATCATAGTGCTGCCTGCTCTCTCCAGACATCTCTCCCTCAAACACCTTCATCTTGGCAAGAACTTcaacatcaaacacag GGTTCTGGATGAGGTCCTGCAGAAGCTGGTCCAACTCATACAGGAGGAAGAATGT GCTCTGCAGACTCTGTCCCTGACCGACTCACGCCTGCGCTCGAGGGGCACTATTCTGGTTAATGCCCTGGGCAGCAACACCTGCCTGAGAAAAGTGGACCTGAGCGGAAACAACATGGATGACATTGGTGCCAAGATGCTGAGCAAAGCCCTGCAGATCAACACTACCCTCAG GAGTGTGAGCTGGGATCGCAACAACACCTCTGCAGCCGGGTTTCTCGATGTGGCCCGAGCACTTGAACA TAATTTCACGTTGCAATACATGCCTCTTCCTCTAAGTGACATCAGCCAGGCGCACCGCAGCGCCCCTGAGAGGACAGAGCAGGCACTTGCTAAG ATCCAGCGAGCTCTGGTGAGGAACAACCAGACCCAGCGCTTCTCTCAGCGCCAGGCCCTGCGGCTTCACCAAGGCCTCGTCACGAGCACCGCAGAACAG GTGATGGAGCGCCTCTGTGTGCGCGtacagcagcaggtgtgtgtgttacgaGGTGTTGGGGAGATGGAGGAGATTCAAGCTGCTAAACAAGTGCTAAAAGAGGCCAGGAATTCCCGTGCT CTCTACCCTTCACTGTGTGAGCTGGCTCATGTTCTGTCTGTGGACGGGCCGGTGAGGCAACGACTGGACTGTCTGGCTGGTGAACTTGCCAAAGCTGCAGATAAGGAGCTTCAG GTGATAGTCGACTCTATGGTGTCTCTCTGTCGAGAGCTCTGTCCTTTATCATCTTCTGCGGCAGAGAGACTCAGTCCTCCGCTCTCATCCGTCTCCGAGCGCGTGTCTATCCCTCGCTCTGCCATTCGGGCGGCCCTGATGGAAAGAGCGGCGCAAGACATTCACCGAGCCTTAGA AGAAGTGAAGCTGTCAGTGGTTTCCTATCTTACCAACTCCATTGTGGACCAAATCCTGCAGGAGCTCTATGCCACCCATAAAACCCTG ACCCGGCAGGTGTCTCATGTTAAACGGTGGGAGGGGATGTGTGAAGACGGGACAGGTTGGAGGTTTAACAGACACAGAGATTCACTGGACATCACAGATGAGGAGCTCAGCACCAGCATA gacACAATAGCCATTAAGAAGCGCAGCTCAAGAACAAGACGAATACGACCTGTCTCCACAAGGCTGA GTCTGTGTGATGACTCCAGCTCCTCTCCACCCCCCTCCGTGCCATCGTACTCATCCCCGCTATCCCGCTCTGCATCGTGGGAGGGCCTGTCAGAGCTGCCTACACAGGGCCTGCCTCTACATCATGTGACTCGGGTTAGGCCAAGACCTCCACGGAGGCACAAGGGAGGGCACATCTCAAATGAGATG CACTGCAGTGAAAATGGAGGAATAAGCCCTCTTGATGATGGTCTCCCTGACTTCTACACTAAAAGAGTGCTCCCTGACAG TCAGCTCTCGTCTCTACACAAAGCTCATTctctgaggaggaagaagagaagaaacatGCTTGCAATCTTTGGTTTCCGAAAAAACCGCAACCAAACTCTGTCCAGTCAGGGGCCTCCAGAGTCTGAAGCAGAGATTTATGGAGATGGGTGTCACACTGTTGCTACAGCGCCCACAGG CACTGCCACAGAGAACGTGTACACGCTCCTCCAACCCCCGAGGTCTGCAGCCAGAGCTGGATCTCCTGGTGAAGGACCCGATGGGAAAACAAATGATCACCAGGGGAAAAATACTCTGCTTCTGAGTCCACCCCCTGTGCCGGGCATCCCTCACCCAGGCGTGGGAGGAAACAAGCACCCTTTTTATTCTCCCAGAGAG AAAGTTGAAGGCGATGTTGTGTTTGATCAGCCGTTGGAGACAGACAAGTACTGGGTGGACGATAAACAGAGAACATCTGAGGTGATGCAAGCAGACAAGCAGTGGCAGGGTGATCCGCAAAGAGTCACCGACAAGTATTGGACTGACAGACACTTGGACAGACAATGGACCGTGGACAGACACACCCAGCGCCAGATTGACAGAAAGATAGAGAGACAGTGGATGGGCGGGAGGCAAATAGACAGGTCCTGGTCTGAGAGCAGGCAAATGGACATACCGTTGGACAATCAGTGGACTGAGAGCAGACCGCAGAGCAGAAAGTCGGACAGACAGGTACAAGCGCTTCATTTGACTCAAAGGCCACTGCCTCCATACCCATCAGACAGGACGCCTTCCCCAAAACAGGAAACGgatcatttaaaaagcacaGAGGCCTCGGCTGCAGATTGGCAGCAGGACACGttggcagacagacacacgtgtCCTGACACTGATGGAGGTTTTACAGAAGGATGGAGAAGCAGcccaggaggagcaggaggatcaggaggaggaggaggaggaggtcgaGCTGCTCCTTCTGCCTCTAAACCTGATCCCCCACCACAGAGCAGCAAACCCAACCTGTCTAAGCTGAGGCAGAGACATCGTCTGGAAAGCTCAGACGCACTACCTGTTCTACCAG gaacagaggaggaaggagacacTGAGAGGGTTCTTGGGAAGATggacaagaaagaaagagaaaagggaagAGATTTGGAGATTCATCCTCCTCCGATTCcagaaaag CCAAAGACGTCGTCATATGTGACTTTTCCAAAAGAATCAGCCAATGAGAGgaaccttcctcctcctcctgtgccgCCTCCTATTTTCAAGCCAGTGCATGGATTACCAGACAGAGCTGCAAGTCAAG GTGAAGAAGGGCTGAGACCTCAGGCGCCAGTGAAACcgcaaagaaacagaaaagccATGTCTTGTGATACAg GCACTGACAGGGAAAGCCCTAACAATGTTGAGAAGCCCCCAAATCGCAAACCCCCCATGAAAAAACCTAGACTACCCCAAAACAGAAATAAGTCACTGGACTTGTCTG ACAGTATCAACTCTGCACCTGGTCACAGTGACTTACTGTGA